A stretch of DNA from Oryza brachyantha chromosome 4, ObraRS2, whole genome shotgun sequence:
GCAATGGTGTAGTTGTTAGGCCTGATTCCATCCAGCATCATGTCACTGACAACTCTAAGGGACTTAGCAGGCTCTCCACAATGTAGGAGACCTGCAGCCAGCTCTGTCCATGACACCACATCTCTATGGCAGATCTCGGCGAAGGCTCTGGTGCCGGATTCCAGCTCTTTGTTCTTCATGTACATCTCCAGCAAAGAGTCGCTCACGCTGACATCGTTGATGAAGACGCTCTTGACAAGCTGCGCATGAACTTGCAAGCCGGTCACAATATTCGCGCTTCTAGCCAGCCCTGACAGCACCGTGCTGAAGGAGAAGCCGTCTGCGCTGACACCTTCGATGGCCATCCATCGCCAGAGATTGCACAGGTGCACGCACGAATAGCGCGCGAACCCTGCGAGCAGCGTGTTCCACGAAACGATGTCCCGGGCATTGGCACTGACGAACAGCTGCACCGCGTCGGCGAGATGCCCGTGGCGGACCATCGCCGCGAGAAACGCGTTGGTGAGGAAGACATTGGAGTCGAACCCAGTCCGGATGGCAAGGGCGTACATCTGCCGCGCGCGGCCAACGCCGGTGCCAACGACGAAGGAGCTCGCCTGGAGCGCACTCACGAGCGTGAACTCGTTAGGCGGAACCCCAGCGCGGCGCATCCGCATGAACAGCGCGAGCGCCTCGCGGGGACGGCCACCCCGGATGAGCCCCGTGATGGCGGCGGTCCACGAGACGGCGTTCCGGCGTGGCATTTCGTCGAGCAGGCGGAGGCCGTGGCGGTCGAGGCGGGAGTGGAAGCAGGCGATGAGGAGGTGGTTGCACAGGAAGAtgtgggaggagaggaggccctGTTTGAGGAACGCCGCGTGGAGGGCGACAGCCAGGCGGGGgtcggaggtggcggcgctgcgCTGGAGGAGCGCGGCGTAGAAGTTGTAGCCGGGGAGGGGCTCTTGCCGctgccggtggtggtggcaggcGGCGGTGTGGAAATGGCGCAGCGTTGCGGGGACACGAAGGAGGGGACGCGCCGCGCACGGTTCGAACATGTCTCTGAGCGGCCGTGGGCGTGCATAGCTAGTGGGAGGCGGCGCCCAAGTTGCCGGCGAGGCAGCCAGTATAGGCGTGCCTCCGAAGGAAGGGGTGGTGGTGCATGGCGGCCTGCATTGCGTGTGTTTGGTACCATGCATCGTCAGATTGTCGCTGGTACGTtagttaccaaatttttttttccaaaaacaccatattaaatctttgtacaaagcat
This window harbors:
- the LOC102704241 gene encoding putative pentatricopeptide repeat-containing protein At1g56570; this encodes MFEPCAARPLLRVPATLRHFHTAACHHHRQRQEPLPGYNFYAALLQRSAATSDPRLAVALHAAFLKQGLLSSHIFLCNHLLIACFHSRLDRHGLRLLDEMPRRNAVSWTAAITGLIRGGRPREALALFMRMRRAGVPPNEFTLVSALQASSFVVGTGVGRARQMYALAIRTGFDSNVFLTNAFLAAMVRHGHLADAVQLFVSANARDIVSWNTLLAGFARYSCVHLCNLWRWMAIEGVSADGFSFSTVLSGLARSANIVTGLQVHAQLVKSVFINDVSVSDSLLEMYMKNKELESGTRAFAEICHRDVVSWTELAAGLLHCGEPAKSLRVVSDMMLDGIRPNNYTIATVANACANLASLNEARKLHGYVIKLGEDFNVSVNNALIDMYAKCRSVACAYKVFQLVQQRQVITWSAMIMAFAQNGLAKEAVQVFDDMLLEGIAPNHTAFVWVLRACSQGGFVDEGWIYFNAMADKFGVEPGEDHYACMVDLLRKAGRTGEAEEIISRMPFCPKVLV